A single window of uncultured Pseudodesulfovibrio sp. DNA harbors:
- a CDS encoding 4Fe-4S binding protein, with protein sequence MKYNTGQIIFFSPTKSTLKVVEAVAEGMGFDSVTRTDLTFPVESESVKALGEVVIVGVPVYAGRVPNLAVERLRQYIQGKGRPVVLVAVYGNRAYEDALLELRNLTDELGFVPCAAGAFIAQHSYSSSELPVAPGRPNDKDIDKAHLFGSQVRDKIQGLASLEQLDTLEVPGNTPHRDGMPPSTFSPVTDKDTCTLCGECAQMCPSQVVSVTEMGVETDVTGCIWCGACIKACPTQARFWDAPKIREINTFLHEKCSDPKEPETFL encoded by the coding sequence ATGAAATACAACACCGGACAAATAATATTCTTTTCTCCTACCAAATCGACTTTGAAGGTTGTCGAGGCAGTTGCCGAGGGTATGGGTTTTGACTCTGTCACCCGCACTGACCTGACATTTCCCGTGGAAAGTGAATCTGTAAAAGCCCTCGGAGAGGTCGTAATCGTTGGTGTGCCGGTATATGCCGGGAGGGTTCCCAATTTGGCGGTGGAGCGTCTTCGTCAGTATATTCAGGGCAAAGGCCGTCCCGTCGTTCTCGTGGCCGTATACGGCAACCGAGCCTATGAAGACGCACTGCTGGAGCTTCGTAATCTGACTGATGAACTGGGATTTGTTCCCTGCGCTGCAGGTGCATTTATCGCACAGCATTCCTATTCCTCTTCCGAACTTCCGGTTGCCCCCGGACGTCCAAACGACAAGGACATCGACAAGGCTCACCTTTTCGGTTCTCAGGTTCGCGATAAAATACAGGGCCTCGCATCGCTGGAGCAGCTTGATACTTTGGAAGTCCCCGGTAATACCCCCCACCGCGATGGCATGCCGCCATCCACGTTTAGCCCGGTTACCGATAAAGATACATGCACCTTGTGTGGCGAGTGCGCTCAGATGTGCCCCTCACAGGTCGTGAGCGTGACCGAAATGGGTGTGGAAACCGATGTGACCGGCTGTATTTGGTGTGGCGCATGCATCAAGGCCTGCCCTACTCAGGCCCGGTTCTGGGATGCTCCAAAAATACGTGAGATAAACACATTCTTGCACGAAAAATGTTCCGATCCGAAAGAGCCGGAGACGTTTCTGTAG
- a CDS encoding RHS repeat-associated core domain-containing protein, producing the protein MSKPYSYQLKHDQNGRILEKTETVAGTPVTWKYSYDKEGRLFEAHLDHRLICQCYYDKEGRRLRDYLPATCGYNYRDFQYKLDNRLLHAGDSTYVHDDKGFRSMWCRKGTYHLYKYAPDYRLLKMEIEGLDRVYSFRHDENGQRTAKYLNKQLVEAYQWLDFVRLGAFHDGRMSYEIGYEEGERLPSVMRREDGFTFTLHYDQVGSLRVVADQTGNVIKEVLYDPFGGIIEDTAPGLRVPIGFAGGLHDHDLGLVRFGWRDYDPFTGRWTAPDPIGDKGGDPDWYGYCLDDPVNLNDPLGLEGGFWGGMKKIGAGFGKLWDKAPAGIGEAVTKGAKGAGKALSKTAEAFATNKDLQKYTGIALGAGALPIAVAGGASAAPAIVGAAMQHPEKIAAASKATVDFANGLVEGPPPQSPAGGAGAFTKGVYDWYKQNRR; encoded by the coding sequence ATGAGCAAACCATATTCGTATCAACTGAAACACGACCAAAACGGTCGCATCTTGGAGAAAACCGAAACCGTGGCAGGCACCCCCGTCACCTGGAAATATTCCTATGACAAGGAGGGGCGACTTTTCGAAGCGCACCTGGATCACAGGCTGATCTGTCAATGCTACTACGACAAAGAAGGTCGCCGACTGCGGGACTACCTGCCCGCCACCTGCGGGTATAATTACCGTGACTTCCAGTACAAACTGGATAACCGGCTTCTCCATGCCGGAGACAGTACATACGTTCACGATGACAAAGGATTCCGCTCCATGTGGTGCCGCAAGGGAACCTATCATCTCTATAAATATGCCCCGGACTATCGGCTGCTCAAAATGGAAATCGAGGGTCTGGACCGCGTCTACTCCTTCCGCCACGACGAGAACGGCCAGCGGACTGCCAAGTACCTGAACAAACAGCTTGTGGAAGCATATCAATGGCTCGATTTCGTCAGACTCGGGGCTTTCCATGACGGACGTATGAGCTACGAAATCGGCTATGAGGAAGGCGAACGGTTGCCCTCGGTCATGCGCCGCGAGGACGGCTTCACGTTCACGCTACACTACGATCAGGTCGGTTCTCTGCGCGTAGTTGCCGACCAGACCGGCAACGTGATAAAGGAGGTTCTGTACGACCCCTTTGGTGGCATTATCGAGGACACTGCTCCGGGCCTGCGTGTACCCATCGGCTTTGCGGGTGGCCTGCACGACCATGACCTCGGCTTAGTTCGCTTTGGCTGGCGAGACTATGACCCCTTCACCGGCAGATGGACTGCGCCTGATCCTATCGGCGACAAGGGCGGCGACCCGGATTGGTATGGGTACTGTCTGGATGATCCGGTCAACCTGAATGACCCTCTGGGTCTGGAAGGCGGATTCTGGGGTGGAATGAAAAAGATCGGAGCCGGTTTTGGCAAACTTTGGGACAAGGCGCCTGCGGGAATCGGCGAAGCCGTGACCAAAGGAGCAAAAGGAGCCGGTAAAGCATTGAGCAAAACTGCCGAAGCTTTTGCAACAAACAAGGATTTGCAGAAGTATACAGGAATTGCTCTGGGGGCGGGAGCCTTACCCATTGCGGTAGCAGGGGGTGCTTCAGCCGCTCCTGCCATTGTAGGGGCTGCCATGCAACACCCGGAAAAAATTGCTGCGGCGTCAAAGGCCACCGTTGATTTCGCTAATGGCCTAGTAGAAGGTCCGCCGCCCCAAAGCCCCGCTGGTGGAGCAGGAGCGTTCACCAAGGGAGTCTATGATTGGTACAAGCAGAACAGGAGATAG
- a CDS encoding arylamine N-acetyltransferase, with translation MKVFEFDSTAYLQRLHLSEKILPTTEGLHALQRAQFYNIPFENFDIQLGRGVDLDPANLFDKLVRRPRGGYCLELNGLLLMALRAFGFDARPLLARVHLSGQPSGRGHQLSLVNVGGRQWLVDVGFGKNNPRGPYLLERDTIQDISGKYIRLVDGGVFGNMLQARSEEGWQNLYSFDMEHVCQGDINYGAHYTSTNSNSFFTTSRVAMKPLEDGMVTLFNNRLTLLRDGQENEIQLPEGQEYMDALKTYFGIEIDAPYEALRSVDRE, from the coding sequence CTTCAGCGATTGCATCTTTCAGAAAAAATATTGCCGACGACGGAGGGGCTGCACGCCTTGCAACGGGCGCAATTCTACAACATTCCATTTGAGAATTTTGACATCCAACTAGGCCGAGGCGTCGACCTCGATCCGGCAAATCTCTTTGATAAACTCGTACGCCGCCCCCGTGGTGGCTATTGCCTTGAGCTGAACGGTTTGTTGCTTATGGCACTTCGTGCTTTCGGATTCGACGCCCGTCCGCTCTTGGCTCGGGTTCATTTGTCGGGGCAGCCTTCTGGGCGAGGCCACCAGCTTTCCCTTGTGAATGTGGGAGGCCGTCAATGGTTGGTGGATGTGGGGTTTGGAAAAAATAATCCACGTGGTCCCTATCTGCTTGAACGAGACACAATTCAGGATATTAGCGGGAAGTATATCCGTCTGGTCGACGGCGGTGTTTTCGGGAATATGCTTCAGGCGCGTTCTGAAGAGGGATGGCAGAACCTCTACAGTTTTGACATGGAGCACGTCTGCCAGGGAGACATCAACTACGGCGCCCACTACACGTCAACCAATTCCAATTCATTTTTCACCACCTCCCGTGTTGCCATGAAACCTCTTGAGGACGGCATGGTCACATTGTTCAACAACAGGCTCACCCTGCTTCGGGATGGACAGGAAAACGAAATACAGCTCCCTGAAGGGCAGGAATATATGGATGCCCTGAAGACGTATTTCGGCATTGAGATTGATGCCCCCTATGAGGCGTTAAGGTCTGTTGATAGAGAGTGA